A genomic segment from Asterias amurensis chromosome 6, ASM3211899v1 encodes:
- the LOC139938222 gene encoding ficolin-2-like: MTALLVKFSFLVALFGVSSGAYCDIPPSMHIFMAAENRALAASSYRKQSVSSRIHCVRNCHADYPNCKSVNYDEIHHLCELNNATIAQFPDNLITHFGSVYYDGNMDTPLLSHAHPNTTVSSMPRYSSCQELLQAGQKVSGVFTIFPARFVDGLQVYCDMETDGGGWIVTQRRQDGSVDFYRDWADYRVGFGFLNGELWLGNDILRNLTEYDEGTWQIRLDMTDWNFQDAWFEYGEFRVTGDQYQLNVSSYNTESTAGNVLDNMNTGGRFSHNEMLFITKDHDDDRGDNDMNCGIIWHGVTRISLDPDPGSDLTRIPDPGSDLTSIRVPRGRDPIPC; the protein is encoded by the exons ATGACGGCACTGTTGGTAAAGTTCAGTTTCCTTGTAGCACTGTTTGGTGTTTCATCGGGAGCTTACTGTGATATCCCTCCCTCGATGCATATATTCATGGCTGCGGAAAACCGGGCACTTGCGGCGTCTTCATACCGTAAGCAAAGCGTCAGTTCTCGTATCCACTGTGTTCGTAACTGCCATGCTGATTATCCTAACTGTAAATCGGTAAATTATGATGAAATTCATCACCTTTGTGAGCTGAATAATGCCACCATTGCCCAGTTTCCTGATAACTTGATTACACACTTTGGTAGTGTGTACTACGATGGCAATATGGACACACCTCTCCTGTCCCATGCACACCCTAATACAACCGTCTCCTCTATGCCTCGTTACAGCAGCTGCCAGGAGCTTCTTCAGGCGGGTCAGAAAGTGAGTGGGGTCTTTACAATATTTCCTGCCCGGTTTGTTGATGGTTTGCAAGTGTACTGCGACATGGAGACTGATGGCGGAGGCTGGATCGTCACACAGAGGCGTCAAGACGGCAGTGTTGACTTTTATCGCGACTGGGCCGACTACCGTGTCGGGTTTGGTTTTTTAAATGGTGAACTCTGGCTTGGCAATGATATCTTACGCAACCTGACTGAATATGACGAAGGAACATGGCAGATTCGACTTGATATGACTGACTGGAACTTTCAAGACGCTTGGTTCGAGTATGGTGAGTTCCGTGTTACAGGGGATCAGTATCAGCTCAATGTTAGTTCGTACAATACAGAAAGTACAGCAGGCAACGTTTTGGATAATATGAATACCGGAGGCCGCTTTTCGCATAATGAAATGCTGTTTATTACCAAAGACCACGACGATGACCGCGGTGACAATGATATGAATTGTGGCATAATTTGGCAcggag TGACCCGGATCAGTCTTGACCCGGATCCCGGATCAGACTTGACCCGGATCCCGGATCCCGGATCAGACTTGACGAGTATCCGGGTTCCAAGGGGGCGTGACCCAATCCCGTGTTAG
- the LOC139938223 gene encoding ficolin-3-like, with translation MAKHLLQCLFLVISCIYSYGNYCGNRAQIFQTAENRALAASSYRKQSVSSRIHCVRNCHADYPNCKSVNYDEIHHLCELNNATIAQFPDNLITHFGSVYYDGNMDTPLLSHAHPDTTVSSMPRYSSCQELLQAGQNVSGVFTIFPAWFVDGLQVYCDMETDGGGWIVIQRRQDGSVDFYRDWADYRVGFGNLSGEFWLGNDNLRNLTEYDEGTWQIRLDMTDWNFQDAWFEYGEFRVTGDQYQLNVSSYNTESTAGNVLDSIGTGGRYSHNGMLFTTKDNDNDRRTQPDGNGNELNCGIDVRGVCG, from the exons ATGGCGAAACACTTGTTACAGTGCCTTTTCCTTGTGATTTCATGTATTTATTCGTATGGAAATTACTGCGGTAACCGTGCACAGATATTTCAAACTGCGGAAAACCGGGCACTTGCGGCGTCTTCATACCGTAAGCAAAGCGTCAGTTCTCGTATCCACTGTGTTCGTAACTGCCATGCTGATTATCCTAACTGTAAATCGGTAAATTATGATGAAATTCATCACCTTTGTGAGCTGAATAATGCCACCATTGCCCAGTTTCCTGATAACTTGATTACACACTTTGGTAGTGTGTACTACGATGGCAATATGGACACACCTCTCCTGTCCCATGCACACCCTGATACAACCGTCTCCTCTATGCCTCGTTACAGCAGCTGCCAGGAGCTTCTTCAGGCGGGTCAGAACGTCAGTGGTGTCTTTACAATATTTCCTGCCTGGTTTGTTGATGGTTTGCAAGTGTACTGCGACATGGAGACTGATGGCGGAGGCTGGATCGTCATTCAGAGGCGTCAAGACGGCAGTGTTGACTTTTATCGCGACTGGGCCGACTATCGTGTCGGGTTTGGTAATCTGAGTGGTGAATTCTGGCTTGGCAATGATAACCTACGCAACCTGACTGAATATGACGAAGGAACATGGCAGATTCGTCTTGATATGACCGACTGGAACTTTCAAGACGCTTGGTTCGAGTATGGTGAGTTCCGTGTTACAGGGGATCAGTATCAGCTCAATGTTAGTTCGTACAATACAGAAAGTACAGCGGGCAACGTTTTAGATAGTATAGGCACCGGAGGCCGCTATTCTCACAATGGAATGCTGTTTACTACCAAAGACAACGACAATGACCGCCGTACTCAACCTGACGGAAATGGCAATGAGCTGAATTGTGGAATAGACGTTCGcggag TGTGTGGATGA
- the LOC139938224 gene encoding ficolin-2-like, which translates to MFKAAENRALAASSYRKQSVSSRIHCVRNCHADYPNCKSVNYDEIHHLCELNNATIAQFPDNLITHFGSVYYDGNMDTPLLSHAHPDTTVSSMPRNRSCQELLEAGQKVSGVFTIFPARFADGLQVYCDMETDGGGWIVIQRRQDGSVDFYRDWADYRVGFGSLSGEFWLGNDNLRNLTEYDEGTWQIRLDMTDWNFTDSWFEYGEFRVTGDQYQLYVGSYNTESTAGNVFDEMYKGDRHSHNGMLFTTKDTDNDRRTQSDVIYGNELNCGISFRGGWWYNNCYICNPNGLYMQGGSTDFRSARCYAAVHGYLSIKTCTIKVRPVLK; encoded by the coding sequence ATGTTTAAAGCTGCGGAAAACCGGGCACTTGCGGCGTCTTCATACCGTAAGCAAAGCGTCAGTTCTCGTATCCACTGTGTTCGTAACTGCCATGCTGATTATCCTAACTGTAAATCGGTAAATTATGATGAAATTCATCACCTTTGTGAGCTGAATAATGCCACCATTGCCCAGTTTCCTGATAACTTGATTACACACTTTGGTAGTGTGTACTACGATGGCAATATGGACACACCTCTCCTGTCCCATGCACACCCTGATACAACCGTCTCCTCTATGCCTCGTAACAGGAGCTGCCAGGAGCTTCTTGAGGCGGGTCAGAAAGTGAGTGGTGTCTTTACAATATTTCCTGCCCGGTTTGCTGATGGTTTGCAAGTGTACTGTGACATGGAGACtgatggaggaggctggatcgtcATTCAGAGGCGGCAAGACGGCAGTGTTGACTTTTATCGCGACTGGGCCGACTACCGTGTTGGGTTTGGTAGTCTGAGTGGCGAGTTCTGGCTTGGTAATGATAACCTACGCAACCTGACTGAGTATGATGAAGGAACATGGCAGATTCGTCTTGATATGACCGACTGGAACTTTACTGACTCTTGGTTCGAGTATGGTGAGTTCCGTGTTACAGGGGATCAGTATCAGCTCTATGTTGGATCGTACAACACAGAAAGTACAGCAGGCAACGTATTTGATGAGATGTACAAGGGTGACCGCCATTCACACAATGGAATGCTGTTTACTACCAAAGACACCGACAATGACCGCCGTACTCAATCTGATGTAATATATGGCAACGAGCTGAATTGTGGGATATCCTTTCGcggaggttggtggtataataACTGTTATATATGTAATCCCAATGGTCTGTATATGCAAGGAGGATCTACGGACTTTAGGTCCGCAAGGTGTTACGCTGCTGTTCATGGTTACCTTTCTATTAAAACATGTACAATAAAAGTACGCCCGGTTCTCAAATGA